The Methanomassiliicoccales archaeon genomic sequence ATTGCTCTCCATGCAGGGCCTTCCCCGGGGCTATTATGTCCAACGCGTGCGAGAACATGTGCTCTGAACCACTGGTCGGCCTTGAACTGCCCGCCACGCTCATCGAGATCCCAGATATGATGATCGGCCTTATGGCGATCCAGACAGATTCTTCCAGGTTCGGTTTGATCAGGTCCGCATTGTCTATGATGGTCTGCGCGGTATAGTTCGATAGGGCGTAAGCGGACCGGCTGAAGCTCTCGTAGCGCAGCCTTCTGGCGAACTCCCAGTCCATAAGCGCCGTCGAATTGGAGATGACGTCCGCACATCCCGATGCCAGAAGACGGTATGGCGATTTCGCGATGATGTTCGTGTCGGCGATCACTCCCAAGGGGACCTTGGCGTCCAACGACATCGATCCCTTATCGTTGCGGATCGAGGCACGGCTCGAGGCGATGCCGTCATGCGAGGCCGAGGTCGGAACGGACAGAAACTCACTGTTCGTGTTCTTCGCAGCCATCTTGGCCAGATCTATCTTGCTTCCGCCACCAACGCCCAATAGGAACCTGGCCTTAGACTCCTTTGCCGCGAGTTCCACTTTCTTGAGGTTATCATCTGTAGCCTCTCCGACCATGATGCACTGTACATCGTAGCCGTTCTTGAGCAATCCTTCGGATACAATATCCCCTGCGACCTTCATGGTCTTGTCACCGGCCACGATCAACGCCGTTCCAGCCAGGCCAAAATCCTTGCACATTTGGGGAATATCATCGATAGCACCGTGCCCCGCAAGAACCTGTCTGGGAAAAAGCATCGAACGAGCCTTGGTGAAGTCTCCCTCATCCATCCAAGCACCCTGAACGGAGGTTTATACAGATGCCCTATATTCAAGTTATCGGTACTTGCCACCGCCAGTCAAGGAAATCCATTCATGGTGATGGTGACAAATGGAGTCTGGGATGTCATAGAGAAAAGAGGCCTCCGGGAAAGCTCTG encodes the following:
- a CDS encoding NAD(P)-dependent glycerol-1-phosphate dehydrogenase, with the protein product MDEGDFTKARSMLFPRQVLAGHGAIDDIPQMCKDFGLAGTALIVAGDKTMKVAGDIVSEGLLKNGYDVQCIMVGEATDDNLKKVELAAKESKARFLLGVGGGSKIDLAKMAAKNTNSEFLSVPTSASHDGIASSRASIRNDKGSMSLDAKVPLGVIADTNIIAKSPYRLLASGCADVISNSTALMDWEFARRLRYESFSRSAYALSNYTAQTIIDNADLIKPNLEESVWIAIRPIIISGISMSVAGSSRPTSGSEHMFSHALDIIAPGKALHGEQCGVGCIMMMYLHGGDWVRIRTALMKIGAPTSAKELGISKEQVIQALVTAHKIRKDRFTILGMGLTYEAAERIATITKVI